A window from Streptomyces sp. NBC_00271 encodes these proteins:
- a CDS encoding GMC family oxidoreductase yields MGKSPYDYVVVGAGTAGCVIASRLSERPGVRVLLLEAGARDATETMASPWGFLGFDPSSLWLGASTVQAGTGRAADVLRGKALGGSSSINGLYHLRGHRSGYDEWPGLGAQGWGFDDLLPYFRRSESARSRDASVRGTDGPVVVAPVLEPHPLATAGVDAAVEAGFACVDDIGGGLEIGFGWSDMNLPGGARQSAADAYIRPFLDRPNLDVVTDATVQRLRTTAGRCTGVEYTIGGEHLSVDGAEVVLTAGAIGSAHLLMLSGIGPAQHLEEHGIDVVADLPGVGSHLQDHPMAGVVYEAIQPVPFVPANPPAEMMGLLYSDHAAARPDLQVYIVAAPLPSAWGQPPANGYSIAFSAMAPHSSGTVRLADADPGSAPVVDPGYLSDDRDLEVMRKGLALARRIGEADAFADWRKQEAVPGSGTSGESVDEFIRKATGPYFHFTGTCRMGTDADAVVDPANLRVHGIAGLRVADASVMPSIPSANTNATVYAIAERAAELID; encoded by the coding sequence ATGGGCAAGAGTCCTTATGACTATGTCGTGGTGGGAGCGGGGACAGCGGGATGCGTGATTGCCTCCCGACTTTCGGAACGCCCCGGTGTGAGGGTGTTGCTGCTGGAGGCCGGAGCCCGGGACGCAACCGAGACGATGGCATCTCCTTGGGGCTTCCTGGGGTTCGACCCGTCATCCCTCTGGCTGGGCGCCTCGACCGTGCAGGCCGGTACAGGCAGGGCCGCTGACGTGCTGCGCGGCAAAGCGCTCGGGGGATCGTCGAGCATCAACGGCCTCTACCACCTGCGGGGGCACCGCTCCGGTTACGACGAATGGCCCGGCCTCGGTGCTCAGGGCTGGGGTTTCGACGATCTGCTGCCCTATTTCCGCCGCAGCGAGAGCGCTCGCAGCCGTGATGCCTCCGTGCGGGGCACGGACGGGCCGGTCGTGGTCGCCCCGGTCCTGGAACCCCATCCCCTGGCCACGGCGGGCGTCGACGCCGCGGTGGAGGCTGGGTTCGCATGCGTCGATGACATCGGCGGCGGGCTGGAGATCGGGTTCGGGTGGAGTGACATGAATCTGCCCGGCGGTGCCCGCCAGAGCGCGGCCGACGCCTACATCCGTCCGTTCCTCGACCGGCCGAACCTGGACGTCGTCACGGACGCGACCGTGCAGCGGCTGCGCACCACCGCGGGCCGCTGCACCGGCGTCGAGTACACCATTGGTGGGGAGCACCTGTCCGTCGATGGCGCCGAGGTGGTACTGACCGCGGGGGCCATCGGTTCCGCACACCTCCTGATGCTGTCAGGGATCGGCCCGGCACAGCACCTTGAGGAACACGGTATCGACGTCGTCGCCGACCTGCCGGGAGTGGGCTCCCATCTGCAGGACCATCCGATGGCGGGCGTGGTGTACGAGGCCATCCAGCCCGTACCGTTCGTTCCTGCCAACCCGCCGGCCGAAATGATGGGCCTGCTGTACAGCGACCATGCCGCGGCCCGGCCGGACCTTCAGGTCTACATCGTCGCCGCACCGCTCCCGTCGGCATGGGGGCAGCCGCCAGCCAACGGCTACTCCATTGCTTTCTCCGCGATGGCTCCGCACAGCAGCGGCACCGTGCGCCTGGCGGACGCCGATCCCGGCAGCGCTCCCGTCGTCGACCCCGGCTACCTGAGCGACGACCGTGATCTGGAGGTCATGCGCAAGGGCTTGGCCCTGGCACGCCGCATCGGGGAGGCCGACGCGTTCGCCGACTGGCGCAAGCAGGAAGCGGTGCCGGGTTCCGGGACGAGCGGCGAATCCGTGGACGAGTTCATCCGCAAGGCCACCGGCCCCTACTTCCACTTCACCGGCACCTGCCGCATGGGAACCGACGCCGATGCCGTCGTCGACCCTGCGAACCTTCGCGTGCACGGGATAGCCGGACTGCGGGTCGCCGATGCCTCGGTGATGCCGTCCATTCCCTCGGCCAACACCAACGCGACCGTCTACGCCATCGCCGAACGGGCTGCCGAACTGATCGACTGA
- a CDS encoding DUF6584 family protein, whose translation MPLIDTLARVDADLAAGRVPMARQRLRGLVSSFPNDLPLRRRLAEVYRLYDEPAEAGRWMYLEEDQKADETSAFQARYQTPQQRMGALAWSGPESLARSAFAVKQLAAVRTACSDALGRPIDWDTVSSAQDDEPGSGKRSFTGSLAGVGCLVVLLGMLAIWVNGLIALFN comes from the coding sequence ATGCCACTGATAGACACCCTCGCCCGAGTCGACGCAGACTTGGCCGCCGGCCGGGTGCCCATGGCACGCCAGCGTCTGCGCGGACTGGTTTCGTCCTTCCCCAACGACCTGCCGCTTCGCCGGCGCTTGGCTGAGGTGTACCGGCTGTACGACGAGCCTGCGGAAGCGGGTCGCTGGATGTACCTCGAAGAGGACCAAAAGGCCGACGAGACCTCCGCTTTCCAGGCGAGATACCAGACGCCCCAACAGCGCATGGGGGCACTTGCGTGGAGCGGACCCGAGTCGCTGGCCCGTTCCGCCTTTGCCGTGAAGCAACTGGCGGCGGTAAGGACGGCCTGCTCCGACGCCCTGGGGCGCCCCATCGACTGGGACACGGTGTCCTCGGCTCAGGACGACGAGCCGGGCTCCGGGAAAAGGTCGTTCACCGGCTCCCTGGCGGGGGTCGGATGCCTGGTGGTGCTCCTTGGGATGCTGGCGATCTGGGTGAACGGGCTCATCGCCCTCTTCAACTGA
- a CDS encoding DUF2568 domain-containing protein, producing MSFGYGFRPLALGVRFVFELVALVCFGLWAWAAAPASLRYVSVVAVPLAVAVLWGVFATPDDASRSGGTVIATPGPLRFLLELTVFFGGAAALYAAGSRTLAVILAGALVVYHLLSWDRVLWLLRH from the coding sequence ATGTCGTTCGGGTATGGCTTTCGCCCGTTGGCTCTTGGTGTGAGGTTCGTGTTTGAGCTGGTGGCACTGGTGTGCTTCGGGCTCTGGGCATGGGCTGCCGCGCCTGCTTCCCTGCGGTACGTCTCCGTTGTAGCCGTTCCGCTGGCCGTGGCTGTGCTGTGGGGAGTGTTTGCCACCCCAGACGATGCATCCCGGTCCGGGGGGACGGTGATTGCGACACCTGGACCGCTGCGGTTCCTGCTGGAGCTGACTGTGTTCTTCGGCGGTGCGGCGGCGTTGTACGCGGCGGGATCCCGCACTCTCGCCGTGATCCTTGCCGGTGCGCTGGTCGTGTACCACCTGCTGTCGTGGGACCGGGTTCTGTGGCTGCTCAGGCATTGA
- a CDS encoding aminoglycoside phosphotransferase family protein, whose protein sequence is MHDDQVDVTTDIVATLIQEQFPQWSGKAIQLLSSTGTVHSIFRIGDDLSARFPLRLTDAAEAQAVLEREAQASAELAQVSRFPVPEPVALGKPGAGYPMPWSIQTWLPGTVAFDADPSGSDAFAEDLAAFIAALRDAETRGRRFSGENRGGVLAHHDDWMAKCFEESKGLLDVPRLRQVWRHLRELPRTAADVMSHGDLIPGNVLVAGDRLSGVLDTGGFGPADPALDLVSAWHLLQPGPREVLRQTLACDDLEWERGKAWAFEQAMGVVWYYVESNPTMSRMGRRTLDRILESD, encoded by the coding sequence ATGCACGATGACCAAGTGGACGTGACCACCGACATCGTTGCGACCTTGATCCAAGAACAGTTCCCTCAGTGGAGCGGCAAGGCGATCCAACTCCTGTCGTCGACCGGGACGGTCCACTCCATCTTCCGCATCGGGGACGACCTCTCCGCGCGTTTCCCGCTGCGTCTGACCGATGCCGCGGAGGCGCAGGCGGTTCTGGAACGGGAAGCCCAGGCGAGCGCGGAGCTGGCACAGGTGTCTCGGTTCCCCGTTCCGGAACCCGTCGCCCTGGGAAAGCCTGGAGCGGGTTACCCCATGCCGTGGTCGATCCAGACATGGCTGCCGGGAACGGTCGCCTTCGATGCCGACCCGAGTGGGTCGGACGCTTTCGCCGAGGACCTTGCGGCCTTCATCGCAGCCCTGCGGGACGCCGAGACGCGGGGGCGGCGTTTCAGCGGCGAGAACCGTGGCGGCGTTCTCGCTCACCACGACGACTGGATGGCGAAGTGCTTCGAGGAGAGCAAGGGGCTGCTCGACGTGCCCCGGCTGCGCCAAGTGTGGAGGCACCTCCGGGAGTTGCCACGCACGGCTGCCGACGTGATGAGCCATGGTGACCTGATTCCCGGCAACGTACTGGTCGCGGGAGACCGGCTCAGCGGCGTACTCGACACCGGCGGCTTCGGCCCGGCCGACCCCGCGCTGGATCTGGTCAGTGCCTGGCACCTGTTGCAGCCAGGCCCGCGGGAAGTGCTCCGGCAGACACTGGCCTGTGACGATCTGGAGTGGGAGCGCGGCAAGGCATGGGCGTTCGAACAGGCCATGGGTGTTGTCTGGTACTACGTCGAGAGCAATCCGACGATGAGCAGAATGGGGCGCCGGACACTCGACCGCATTTTGGAGTCCGACTAG
- a CDS encoding MFS transporter, producing MSATPTAFDAGRPTPDGPAVDARGPLARLYRRDLADYPPTGRRMAYLAIVVITTVVLYYMLYIQYAVATSIITHFDMTYRYFVWVSVIGNAIGAFASLVAGLADRWGRANLVVYGLLIAALLVFFGLPNAANKTAYLVLFALVSFVEGIVLVATPALIRDFSPQLGRATAMGYWTMGPVIGSLVVTTVTSNTLDSATWQDELRYSAIAGFVVFVVAIFALRELSPALRDQTMVSLRDRALVEARAKGLDTEAVRRGEWRQMMRLDVLGSAFAIAVFLLLYYAAVGNFVVYFATTFGYSEQRTNALANWYWGANAIALVLVGLLSDRLKVRKPFMIVGAVGSVVVTAIFATRATHLTTDYYTFAWLFIGIGVFSGIAYAPWMASFTETVEKHNPAATAAGLAVWGWTVRIVVAVSAAFIPVLVTSVTPLVEHGAEVKAASVQAAPALAIVNAHPQLFAELNKYTPTTVPPALGARAVKEVGAEDLGVVQKAAPQLKLLQEYGPEVQKASKDGPGEWRNWWWICVGGQVLFLPFVFVMAGRWSPKKAREDAEAHQLAVDRELAALAAAEE from the coding sequence ATGTCCGCCACTCCGACGGCGTTCGACGCCGGCAGACCCACGCCCGATGGGCCCGCCGTGGACGCCCGCGGCCCGCTGGCCCGGCTGTACCGCCGCGACCTGGCGGACTACCCGCCCACCGGTCGCCGTATGGCGTATCTCGCGATTGTGGTCATCACCACCGTCGTCCTGTACTACATGCTGTACATCCAGTACGCGGTGGCGACGTCGATCATCACGCACTTCGACATGACGTACCGCTACTTCGTCTGGGTCTCGGTGATCGGCAACGCGATCGGGGCCTTCGCCTCGCTCGTGGCCGGTCTTGCGGACCGCTGGGGCCGGGCGAATCTGGTGGTCTACGGACTGCTGATCGCCGCGCTGCTGGTCTTCTTCGGGCTGCCGAACGCGGCGAACAAGACCGCCTATCTGGTGCTCTTCGCGCTCGTCAGCTTCGTCGAGGGCATCGTGCTGGTCGCCACCCCAGCCCTGATCAGGGACTTCTCCCCACAGCTCGGCCGGGCCACCGCGATGGGGTACTGGACGATGGGCCCGGTCATCGGCTCCCTGGTGGTCACCACCGTCACCAGCAACACCCTCGACAGCGCCACCTGGCAGGACGAGCTGCGCTATTCGGCAATCGCCGGGTTCGTCGTCTTCGTCGTCGCGATCTTCGCGCTGCGCGAGCTGTCCCCGGCGCTGCGCGACCAGACCATGGTGTCGCTGCGGGACCGGGCACTGGTCGAGGCACGCGCCAAGGGACTGGACACCGAGGCGGTGCGCCGCGGCGAGTGGCGGCAGATGATGCGCCTGGACGTGCTGGGCTCGGCCTTCGCCATCGCCGTGTTCCTGCTGCTGTACTACGCGGCGGTCGGCAACTTCGTCGTCTACTTCGCGACCACCTTCGGCTACAGCGAGCAGCGCACCAACGCGCTGGCCAACTGGTACTGGGGGGCGAACGCCATCGCCCTGGTCCTGGTCGGCCTGCTCTCGGACCGGCTGAAGGTACGCAAGCCCTTCATGATCGTCGGCGCGGTCGGCTCCGTCGTGGTGACCGCGATCTTCGCCACCCGCGCCACCCACCTGACGACCGACTACTACACCTTCGCCTGGCTGTTCATAGGCATCGGCGTCTTCAGCGGCATCGCCTACGCGCCCTGGATGGCGAGCTTCACCGAGACCGTGGAGAAGCACAACCCGGCGGCAACCGCGGCGGGCCTGGCGGTGTGGGGCTGGACGGTGCGCATCGTGGTCGCCGTCTCCGCGGCCTTCATCCCGGTGCTGGTGACTTCCGTGACCCCGCTCGTGGAGCACGGCGCCGAGGTCAAGGCCGCCTCGGTGCAGGCTGCGCCCGCGCTGGCCATCGTCAACGCGCACCCTCAGCTCTTCGCCGAGCTGAACAAGTACACCCCGACCACGGTGCCGCCCGCGCTGGGCGCCCGCGCCGTCAAGGAGGTCGGTGCGGAGGACCTGGGTGTCGTGCAGAAGGCGGCGCCGCAGCTGAAGCTGCTGCAGGAGTACGGCCCCGAGGTCCAGAAGGCGTCGAAGGACGGGCCCGGCGAGTGGCGCAACTGGTGGTGGATCTGCGTCGGCGGCCAGGTGCTCTTCCTGCCCTTCGTCTTCGTGATGGCAGGTCGCTGGAGCCCGAAGAAGGCGCGTGAGGACGCCGAGGCGCACCAGCTGGCGGTCGACCGCGAACTGGCCGCCCTCGCCGCCGCCGAGGAGTGA
- a CDS encoding SDR family oxidoreductase — translation MIVVTGATGNVGRPLTQALAEAGEQVTAVSRHAAAVPDGVRHVPADLAEPQGLTPALDGAKALFLLLSGDLHAPEARPTDIIDLAAASGVGRVVLLSSQGVATRPLGPSRIAMRAVEDALRESGLDWAVLRPGGFASNALAWAESVRTQGMVAAPFGDVGVPIVDPADIAEVAAACLLDDRHTGGVFELTGPEVITPRQQTEAVAAALGSPVRFHELTREEAKAAMTQFVPPELADDTLDIIAAPNPAELRISSDVERVLGRAPSPFSNWVARSIAAFR, via the coding sequence ATGATCGTGGTGACCGGGGCTACCGGGAATGTGGGCCGGCCTTTGACGCAGGCCTTGGCCGAAGCGGGCGAGCAGGTGACAGCGGTGTCGCGGCACGCGGCGGCGGTGCCGGACGGGGTCCGGCACGTGCCGGCTGACTTGGCCGAGCCGCAGGGTCTCACTCCCGCGTTGGACGGGGCGAAGGCGCTGTTCCTCCTGCTGTCCGGCGACCTGCACGCCCCCGAAGCCAGGCCGACCGACATCATCGACCTGGCCGCGGCCAGCGGGGTCGGCCGGGTCGTCCTGCTGTCTTCGCAGGGCGTGGCGACCAGGCCGCTCGGCCCGTCGCGGATCGCGATGCGCGCGGTGGAGGACGCGTTGAGAGAGTCCGGCCTGGACTGGGCCGTCCTGCGACCGGGCGGCTTCGCCTCCAACGCCTTGGCCTGGGCGGAGTCCGTCCGCACGCAAGGGATGGTCGCCGCACCCTTCGGCGACGTCGGGGTTCCGATCGTCGACCCGGCGGACATCGCCGAGGTCGCGGCGGCCTGTCTGCTGGACGACCGGCACACCGGCGGAGTCTTCGAGCTGACCGGGCCCGAGGTGATCACGCCGCGTCAGCAGACGGAAGCCGTCGCCGCCGCGCTCGGCTCGCCAGTGCGGTTCCACGAACTCACCCGCGAGGAGGCCAAGGCCGCAATGACCCAGTTCGTGCCGCCGGAACTCGCCGACGACACCCTGGACATCATCGCCGCCCCGAACCCCGCCGAACTACGGATCAGTTCGGACGTGGAACGAGTCCTCGGCCGCGCCCCGAGCCCCTTCAGCAACTGGGTCGCCCGTAGCATCGCCGCTTTCCGCTGA
- a CDS encoding winged helix-turn-helix transcriptional regulator, translating into MGEGAQLTQAEAGNRYEVFHTDCPARDVVDHVTSRWGIWVLISLRSNDLRFYELRDSIQGISEKMLAQTLRALVQDGLVWREVEPTTPPQVTYGLTEFGQDVGEPLTDLFDRITQRLPPSGTSAAERLSATGRAKQLTTPDP; encoded by the coding sequence ATGGGGGAAGGCGCGCAGCTGACGCAGGCCGAGGCGGGCAATCGGTATGAGGTGTTTCACACCGACTGCCCTGCGCGCGACGTGGTCGACCACGTGACCAGCAGGTGGGGTATCTGGGTGCTGATCTCCTTACGGAGCAACGACCTTCGGTTTTACGAGCTGCGTGACAGCATCCAGGGCATCAGCGAGAAGATGCTCGCTCAGACACTGCGCGCACTGGTCCAGGACGGCCTGGTCTGGCGGGAGGTCGAGCCGACGACGCCGCCCCAAGTCACCTACGGGCTGACCGAGTTCGGTCAGGACGTCGGCGAGCCGCTGACGGACTTGTTCGACCGGATCACACAGCGACTGCCACCCAGCGGAACGTCCGCCGCGGAGCGGCTGAGCGCAACAGGTCGAGCGAAGCAGCTGACCACCCCAGATCCTTAA
- a CDS encoding Ku protein → MPASIFNGAISFGLVSVPITVLSATEDHAARFRQIHTADHGLVRNHHWCEAEDREVTFAEIGRGCELPDGRVVPVTDEELRALPLPKARAIELIAFVPAAVVPPPVTLGEDEIDEAMALIEAMTRDDLTGPEFTDRYTEVLHAVIEAKQADRPPPEAPEPTALPGQLVEPDGHAAGVGPQGPGGARRDGCAQGAGQAREEGTLPKGFLKEPRAHGRSARYASALACCGRGHGVSATVVGPAWEVGCVTWVPAPDVRGCVMWMPDPRRAAWGGRSLSARPTPRRQSVRRSLSPSRTTQYG, encoded by the coding sequence ATGCCCGCGAGCATCTTCAACGGCGCTATCTCATTCGGGCTCGTCAGCGTCCCGATCACGGTCCTGAGCGCGACCGAAGACCATGCCGCGCGCTTCCGCCAGATCCACACCGCCGACCACGGCCTGGTGCGCAACCACCACTGGTGCGAGGCGGAGGACCGCGAGGTCACATTCGCAGAGATCGGGCGCGGCTGTGAACTGCCGGACGGCCGGGTCGTCCCGGTCACGGACGAAGAGCTGCGGGCCCTGCCGCTGCCCAAGGCGCGTGCCATCGAGCTGATCGCGTTCGTCCCGGCCGCTGTGGTCCCCCCTCCGGTCACCCTGGGCGAAGACGAGATCGACGAGGCCATGGCGCTGATCGAGGCCATGACCCGCGACGACCTCACCGGCCCCGAGTTCACCGACCGGTACACCGAAGTCCTGCACGCGGTGATCGAGGCCAAGCAGGCAGACCGCCCGCCGCCGGAGGCCCCCGAGCCGACGGCCCTGCCGGGACAGCTGGTGGAACCTGATGGCCACGCTGCAGGAGTCGGTCCACAAGGCCCGGGCGGCGCGCGGCGAGACGGATGCGCCCAAGGTGCCGGCCAAGCCCGCGAAGAAGGCACCCTCCCGAAGGGCTTCCTCAAAGAACCCCGGGCGCACGGGAGGTCGGCCAGGTACGCCAGCGCGCTGGCCTGCTGTGGTCGGGGTCATGGGGTGTCCGCCACCGTAGTCGGGCCTGCGTGGGAGGTGGGGTGCGTCACGTGGGTGCCCGCCCCCGACGTGCGGGGGTGCGTCATGTGGATGCCGGACCCCCGACGTGCCGCGTGGGGCGGGCGGAGTCTGTCCGCCCGCCCCACACCTCGGCGTCAGTCGGTCCGGCGGTCGTTGAGTCCTTCGCGCACGACCCAGTACGGGTAG
- a CDS encoding VOC family protein: MTSQLFAICFNATRPSGLARFWSGVLGWELADGPDDGVAILPPDADGFRIRFLPSQEPKTGQNRAHFDLTSTSPEDQQQTVARALELGGTHIDVGQLPEEGHVVLADPDGNEFCVIEAGNKFLADTGVIGALACDGTQEVGYFWSKALRWPLVWDQDQETAIQSPDGGTKITWGGPPVAPKTGTNRLYLELALPADADGEAEVERLISLGATRTGIGAGDGVRVLMLDPDGNEFSVQRPR; the protein is encoded by the coding sequence ATGACCAGTCAACTGTTCGCGATCTGCTTCAACGCGACCCGGCCGTCGGGCCTGGCGCGCTTCTGGTCCGGGGTCCTGGGCTGGGAGTTGGCCGACGGTCCGGACGACGGCGTCGCGATCCTGCCCCCTGATGCCGACGGGTTCCGCATCCGTTTCCTGCCGAGCCAGGAGCCGAAGACCGGCCAGAACCGGGCACACTTCGACCTGACGAGCACCTCCCCGGAGGACCAGCAGCAGACGGTGGCCAGGGCACTGGAACTCGGCGGGACACACATCGACGTGGGCCAACTCCCGGAAGAAGGACATGTGGTGCTCGCCGATCCGGACGGCAACGAGTTCTGCGTGATCGAGGCGGGCAACAAGTTCCTCGCCGACACCGGTGTCATCGGAGCGCTGGCCTGCGACGGTACGCAGGAGGTCGGCTACTTCTGGAGCAAGGCGCTGCGGTGGCCGCTGGTCTGGGACCAGGACCAGGAGACCGCGATCCAATCGCCGGACGGCGGTACGAAGATCACCTGGGGTGGTCCTCCGGTGGCGCCGAAGACAGGCACGAACAGGCTGTACTTGGAGCTGGCGCTCCCCGCCGACGCCGACGGGGAGGCGGAGGTCGAGCGCCTGATCTCGCTCGGTGCGACGCGCACCGGCATCGGCGCGGGCGACGGCGTCCGGGTGCTGATGCTCGACCCCGACGGCAACGAGTTCTCCGTACAAAGGCCCCGGTAG
- a CDS encoding TetR/AcrR family transcriptional regulator, whose protein sequence is MSHQHAPSARETPAKPLRRDAQRNRDAIMAAARAAFSEQGLGASLEGVAREAGVAIGTLYRHFPTRLDLVETLFNAKYTELLTTAEEAAAMDDAWEGFCRYLEKLCQLQACDRAFNDLVSARLPLHVAGREMYERAKELCIQIMRNAQEQGVLRGDVTAQDIAFVIWSQAGIIRATRTIAPQAWRRHLHLMLDAFRTEGAHELPEPPLTSQQVDQTLVTLECTEEDCREQS, encoded by the coding sequence ATGAGCCACCAGCACGCCCCGTCCGCGAGGGAGACACCGGCGAAACCCCTGCGCCGTGACGCACAGCGCAACAGGGACGCGATCATGGCCGCCGCCCGCGCGGCCTTCTCCGAGCAGGGCCTCGGGGCGTCCCTGGAGGGCGTCGCCCGCGAGGCCGGCGTCGCGATCGGCACGCTCTACCGCCACTTCCCCACCCGGCTCGACCTGGTCGAAACACTCTTCAACGCGAAGTACACGGAACTGCTCACCACCGCGGAAGAAGCCGCGGCCATGGACGACGCCTGGGAGGGGTTCTGCCGCTACCTGGAGAAACTCTGCCAGCTGCAGGCCTGCGACCGCGCCTTCAACGACCTGGTCTCGGCACGGCTGCCCCTTCACGTGGCCGGCCGCGAGATGTACGAACGCGCCAAGGAACTCTGCATCCAGATCATGCGCAACGCCCAGGAACAGGGCGTCCTGCGCGGCGACGTCACCGCGCAGGACATCGCCTTCGTGATCTGGTCCCAGGCCGGGATCATCCGGGCCACACGCACCATCGCCCCCCAGGCCTGGCGCCGCCACCTCCACCTGATGCTCGACGCCTTCCGCACCGAGGGCGCCCACGAACTGCCCGAACCTCCTCTGACCAGCCAGCAGGTCGACCAGACCCTCGTCACTCTCGAGTGCACCGAAGAGGACTGCCGCGAGCAGTCCTGA
- a CDS encoding TerD family protein — MSPSRGRESAGSGLSKGIQKVEVTIKWDPSPAGQPPTNLDLVAAAYAAGDPYGDPVYAVHFGSRSPDSTMHLNRTSNDGAGFGWDEVMTLELGRLADRYARVVVGVVIQQRPVHRTFAGVLNPALRIREGYTVLDEDDFSGVLEATAVTVAEFVRDESGSWTFRAGIRGIEAFDGGTASFTAVMGRMRER; from the coding sequence CTGTCCCCGTCCCGGGGTCGGGAGAGCGCCGGGAGCGGTCTCTCGAAGGGAATCCAGAAGGTCGAAGTCACCATCAAGTGGGACCCGAGTCCCGCAGGACAACCGCCCACCAACCTGGACCTCGTCGCGGCGGCTTACGCGGCGGGCGATCCGTATGGTGATCCGGTGTACGCGGTGCACTTCGGCAGCCGCTCCCCGGACAGCACGATGCACTTGAACCGGACCAGCAACGACGGCGCGGGCTTCGGATGGGATGAGGTGATGACCCTGGAGCTCGGCCGGCTCGCCGACCGGTATGCGCGCGTGGTGGTCGGCGTCGTCATCCAGCAGCGTCCCGTGCACCGCACCTTCGCCGGCGTGCTCAACCCGGCCCTGCGCATCCGCGAGGGATACACGGTCCTGGACGAGGACGACTTCAGCGGCGTCCTGGAGGCGACGGCGGTCACGGTCGCGGAGTTCGTGCGCGACGAATCGGGTTCATGGACTTTCCGCGCCGGTATCCGCGGCATCGAGGCTTTCGACGGCGGCACGGCTTCCTTCACGGCAGTGATGGGCAGGATGCGCGAACGCTGA
- a CDS encoding AAA family ATPase has translation MTAEDWWIYRGPGARDDRRAKLAAECPPWRTFDGETDPGYDFPDRDSAAWRETLRRGADHVPDTAEANAVNTALYLRRPLLVTGKPGVGKSSLAYSIAADLGLGPVLHWPITSRSTLRDGLYQYDAIGRLHEANLRHLRGQNPDPDGEGPSIAPYLRLGPLGTALLPREQPRVLLVDEIDKSDIDLPGDLLTVFEEGTYDIPELARVAGQEPEVRVGTHDDPEARVHVRRGLVRCRSFPVIVLTSNGERDFPPPFLRRCIRLYMEQPGEEKLVQIVRRRLRLDTAEADRQRGLVEQFLQRRLDGDLATDQLLNAVQLRLRGAWPDTAGEGEFLDAVLQRLTGPTTGQGPL, from the coding sequence ATGACGGCGGAGGACTGGTGGATCTACCGAGGCCCTGGAGCCCGTGACGACCGGCGGGCGAAGCTCGCGGCCGAGTGTCCTCCTTGGCGCACCTTCGACGGCGAGACGGATCCCGGGTACGACTTCCCGGACCGCGACAGCGCGGCCTGGAGGGAGACCCTACGGCGGGGAGCCGACCACGTTCCGGACACGGCGGAGGCGAACGCGGTCAACACCGCTCTGTATCTGCGCCGTCCGCTGCTGGTGACCGGAAAACCGGGAGTGGGGAAGTCCTCCCTCGCCTACAGCATCGCCGCGGATCTGGGGCTCGGCCCCGTGCTGCACTGGCCCATCACCAGCCGGAGCACGCTGCGCGACGGGCTCTACCAGTACGACGCCATCGGACGGCTCCACGAGGCCAACCTGCGGCATCTGCGGGGGCAGAACCCGGACCCCGACGGCGAGGGCCCCTCGATCGCGCCCTACCTCCGCCTCGGCCCCCTGGGCACCGCCCTGCTGCCTCGCGAGCAGCCCCGGGTGCTGCTCGTGGACGAGATCGACAAGAGCGACATCGACCTGCCCGGTGACCTGCTGACCGTCTTCGAAGAAGGCACCTACGACATTCCCGAGCTGGCCCGGGTCGCCGGTCAGGAACCCGAGGTGCGGGTCGGCACGCACGACGACCCCGAGGCTCGGGTCCACGTACGGCGGGGCCTCGTACGGTGCCGGTCGTTCCCCGTCATCGTCCTCACCAGCAACGGGGAACGGGATTTCCCGCCACCGTTCCTGCGCCGCTGCATCCGGCTCTACATGGAACAGCCCGGCGAGGAGAAACTGGTGCAGATCGTCCGGCGGCGCCTGAGGCTGGACACCGCTGAGGCCGACCGCCAGCGAGGGCTCGTCGAGCAGTTCCTGCAACGGCGACTCGACGGCGATCTCGCCACCGACCAGCTCCTCAACGCCGTACAGCTGCGGCTGCGCGGGGCCTGGCCCGACACCGCCGGCGAGGGGGAGTTCCTCGACGCGGTCCTGCAACGCCTCACCGGTCCCACCACCGGTCAGGGACCCTTGTGA